A genomic region of Jaculus jaculus isolate mJacJac1 chromosome 10, mJacJac1.mat.Y.cur, whole genome shotgun sequence contains the following coding sequences:
- the LOC101607229 gene encoding zinc finger protein 436 — MTELVSSRGGSPVGDREEEGLGDEQGLVIHHPAEEQLHRCPLCGQTFSQQPSLVRHQKAHAGAGRAASFVCPECGKAFSVKHNLEVHQRTHTGERPFPCPECGRCFSLKQNLLTHRRIHSGEKPHQCAQCGRCFREPRFLLNHQRTHARMPAPHPRRPGVFGERRPYFCARCGKSFAREGSLKTHQRSHGHAPDGPAAHLGRVL, encoded by the coding sequence ATGACCGAGCTGGTGTCCTCCAGGGGCGGGTCCCCTgtgggggacagggaagaggagggTCTGGGCGACGAGCAGGGCCTGGTCATCCATCACCCTGCAGAGGAGCAGCTCCATCGCTGTCCGCTGTGCGGCCAGACCTTCTCCCAGCAGCCCAGCCTGGTGCGGCACCAGAAGGCCCACGCCGGGGCGGGCCGCGCGGCCTCCTTCGTGTGCCCCGAGTGCGGCAAGGCCTTCAGCGTGAAGCACAACCTGGAGGTGCACCAGCGCACGCACACCGGCGAGCGGCCCTTCCCGTGCCCCGAGTGCGGCCGCTGCTTCAGCCTCAAGCAGAACCTGCTCACGCACCGGCGCATCCACAGCGGCGAGAAGCCGCACCAGTGCGCGCAGTGCGGGCGCTGCTTCCGCGAGCCGCGCTTCCTGCTCAACCACCAGCGCACCCACGCGCGCATGCCCGCGCCGCACCCGCGCCGCCCGGGCGTCTTCGGCGAGCGGCGGCCCTACTTCTGCGCCCGCTGCGGCAAGAGCTTCGCGCGCGAGGGCTCGCTCAAGACGCACCAGCGCAGCCACGGCCACGCGCCCGACGGCCCCGCGGCCCACCTAGGCCGCGTGCTATGA
- the Znf775 gene encoding zinc finger protein 775 codes for MESSLAGNSSGDALTMKVKQEKTERLLPALAPQDKENIFQQPHGLPPCQAMGRPRALGTQEETGGSRWASSADAQDARLAPRVPGTAPGPLSPALSAGGGHFVCVDCGKRFSWWSSLKIHQRTHTGEKPYLCGKCGKSFSQKPNLVRHQRHHTGERPFCCPECARRFSQKQHLLKHQKTHSRPATHACPECERCFRHQVGLRIHQRSHARDHQGARAGLHEMLRDPAARRTRRLRPGPPRGRPEWAWLGLCQGWWGQAAARTAARGRLEPGGQRQFICNECGKGFTWWSSLNIHQRIHTGERPYACPECGRRFSQKPNLTRHLRNHTGERPHPCPHCGRGFRQKQHLLKHLRTHLPAAHAARCPSCGQSCPSRAALRAHQRAHAAANAPRRPGPERQGSESSSEPHADTPRAVAAQSRRAQGARSALWGRGRAGLPGSGEQRQFICNECGKSFSWWSALTIHQRIHTGERPYACPECGRRFSQKPNLTRHRRNHTGERPYLCAICGRGFRQKQHLLKHQRVHGGALEPRLDPEEEAL; via the exons ATGGAGAGCAGCCTGGCTGGCAACAGCTCAG GAGACGCGCTAACGATGAAGGTCAAGCAGGAGAAGACCGAAAGGCTTCTGCCCGCGCTGGCGCCACAGGACAAGGAAAACATATTCCAGCAGCCTCACGGCCTCCCGCCATGCCAGGCCATGGGGCGGCCTCGGGCACTGGGCACACAAGAGGAGACTGGGGGGTCTCGGTGGGCCTCCTCTGCTGACGCACAGGACGCACGGCTGGCCCCCCGGGTTCCCGGGACAGCCCCAGGCCCTCTGAGCCCTGCGCTCTCTGCCGGCGGTGGTCACTTCGTGTGTGTGGACTGCGGGAAGAGGTTCAGCTGGTGGTCGTCGCTGAAGATCCACCAGCGCACCCACACCGGGGAGAAGCCATACCTCTGCGGCAAGTGCGGCAAGAGCTTCAGCCAGAAGCCCAACCTGGTGCGCCACCAGCGGCACCACACGGGCGAGCGGCCCTTCTGCTGCCCCGAGTGCGCGAGGCGCTTCAGCCAGAAGCAGCACCTGCTCAAGCACCAGAAGACCCACTCCCGGCCCGCCACCCACGCGTGCCCCGAGTGCGAGCGCTGCTTCCGCCACCAGGTGGGCCTCCGCATCCACCAGCGCTCTCACGCCCGCGACCATCAGGGCGCGCGCGCCGGCCTGCACGAGATGCTCCGGGACCCTGCGGCGCGCCGGACCCGTCGCTTGCGTCCGGGACCCCCGCGAGGGCGCCCCGAGTGGGCCTGGCTAGGGCTCTGCCAGGGCTGGTGGGGCCAGGCTGCGGCGCGGACCGCAGCCCGGGGCCGCTTGGAGCCCGGCGGGCAGCGGCAGTTCATCTGCAACGAGTGCGGCAAGGGCTTCACCTGGTGGTCGTCGCTGAACATCCACCAGCGCATCCACACGGGCGAGCGGCCCTACGCGTGCCCCGAGTGCGGCCGCCGCTTCAGCCAGAAACCCAACCTCACGCGGCACCTGCGCAACCACACGGGCGAGCGGCCGCACCCGTGCCCGCACTGCGGCCGCGGCTTCCGCCAGAAGCAGCACCTGCTCAAGCACCTGCGCACGCACCTGCCCGCCGCGCACGCCGCGCGCTGCCCCAGCTGCGGCCAGAGCTGCCCCAGCCGCGCCGCGCTGCGGGCCCACCAACGCGCGCACGCCGCCGCCAACGCGCCCCGGCGCCCGGGGCCCGAGCGCCAAGGCTCCGAGTCCAGCTCCGAGCCGCACGCGGACACGCCCCGAGCTGTGGCAGCGCAGTCCCGCAGGGCCCAGGGAGCCAGGAGCGCACTGTGGGGCCGCGGGCGCGCCGGCCTGCCCGGGTCCGGCGAGCAGCGCCAGTTCATCTGCAACGAGTGCGGCAAGAGCTTCTCCTGGTGGTCTGCGCTCACCATCCACCAGCGCATCCACACGGGCGAGCGGCCCTACGCGTGCCCCGAGTGCGGCCGCCGCTTCAGCCAGAAACCCAACCTCACCAGGCACCGGCGCAACCACACCGGCGAGCGGCCCTACCTGTGTGCCATCTGTGGCCGCGGCTTCCGCCAGAAGCAGCATCTGCTAAAACATCAACGTGTGCACGGAGGGGCCCTGGAGCCCCGTCTGGACCCCGAGGAGGAGGCTCTGTAG